ACTTGTACTACAGTAGTTTGAGTAGCTATGGGATTAGAGCAGAGGGACTAGCCTTCGCTCCCCACACACATCAGTGAGACTTCGGAGCCCATGAGCCTGTCACGGGTTCACCAGTTGGCCCTAGTTTTATTAGATGTGAATTCCACTCCAACAAGACCTGCCATTTTAAATATtctctgacccagtcatctagccatcaAAATTCAGCCCTAGTCAAAACTCGCTGATATGCTAAATCTtccccatttttcctgcttccaacaaGTCAGCTTCTGTTCACTCGTTTcccaatactgtatattccactGCTTGATTATAACAACATTCAACAATGAAGTTTTTCACTTGACCTTTCAGTTGATTAATGTTGTTATAATGCATCGCAGTGGGCAGAACAAGTATTACAATGGCAACCTGTGTTTGTGTCTACATTGTTCTGTGAACAGatattataatgcattatatatTCTGACACATTCTCAGCTATTAttcatgtaaaaaacaaaatacagaaataaaaaaaacctacataTATACAGAGTTGTGTCagtcataataaaatataaagtttgCTACATGacatgttataaataaatttatagcGCAATGTAAATACAGTGATAGATTCAGCTACTATGAGCTTCTATgattttcatgtttaaaaagttttttgacAAGACTTTGAAGTATATGTTTGTAATATAATCCCTAAATcataaaatgaattattttagaATCTAAAAGCTAATCACAAATAATAAACACTATAAACTTCCCCTAAATCACAGTAGGTATTGAAAATAGCTTAACTTTGATATTTGATATTACTTTGTAGGGATAATTGCTAGAAACATGACTTAAACTCCAATAATACACATGCTGACACACTTTATCCATCCAAGGTCATTACGGAAAGATATATCAGTTGTCCTTCAGCTAGATTTATAAATACCACATTTgatgttttatattaactgaCCACATGCCTGCGTCATAAAACACATCCTCTGATTGACCCCTAAACCATAAACCAGTTCTCTTAGTCATAGTCTGAACagaattaaaacaaacacatcGGAAATACTGTACAGATCACAAAAAGAAAGGTTTCCTCTCCATTATTATTTCATTCTCTATTGTTTACTCCTCTTTACTTACTGTCAAGTCACTCTTCAGTCTAGAGTTTTGGCCGGCAGAGAAACCCTTGCACAGGTAAGTCCACATCCACTCTTCTGtattacacacatgcacacttcacATATACACACCTCCCACATTCCCTGGTCCAACCGTCTGGAAAGCTTTTGCCTCAGTCTGTCTTTCCCCTCCTCCTTctttcctcttctcctcctgcaCGCTCTTAAAGGAGTGTATGAGATGACGAGTGAGTGTAGTGTTGGATTATCACATTCAGTCATCTGATTACAAACCCCAGGTTCTGCATGTGAGAGACAAATCCTCAGTGGAGGGAGGAGGGCTTGAGGATAGGATGAGAGGGCGGTGTTCAGGGTGAGGATGGGGGCGGGAGGTTACACTGGAGAGAGTGGAATTGTCAGTGGAATATACTACAGCTGTCAAAGCAAATCAGACAGCCCTGTTTCTTGGTGAACCACCATCATCATTCAACTCATTGTCCtttattacttacttactaaaaCCAATAGAAAGAAGCAGAGACAGTTGTTTAATAGTGCAATGTCTTGTTCATGTGCTGCAACCTACTTTACTCCCCTTTtactcctttatttatttttgctttctcCCTGTCCCTTTCTTACagaccatgcacacacatgcacagttgCCGTCTCTTACTCATCCGGTTTCAGCCAATCTCTCTtcttgttgctatagaaacagcCATGCTCAATGGGAGCCCAATGAATTTTCATCATGACATTTTTAAGGTTGCCGTGGGAACAATGAAAACAGCACCTTAGAAAACAGGTTTTGAAAATAGAATGGTGCCTGTCATGAAAACATTATGCTCCACATCGTAAATGCCAGAGTGCCAGTGTCCTAGATGACCAGCAAAAATGAATATCTTGAAGCTCTAAATCTGCTTTTCAgacctttaaatgtttaaatttgtaATATAATCAGTCTAATATTGTTACTTTTTAATGGGAAAACGTTTTAAGCTATTTAACTCACTTTGTTGTAATATACAAATTAAACCAATTACTAAAAACCTAATTATAATAAGCTTTTtccatgaaataataataataataataataataataataaaatgatatcccaaaatatacattttgaggttaaaatgcacatttttatgaattttatgaatttatcaaatttgatattttacacTATATAAGAAAATGTTTGATATTGATCATATTAGTGTGTATTTTGTCCCTTGATTTCTTTTACTGAAGCCCAGTTTTTACTCACTGAATTTGGAGGTCCATAACTAGATCAATTATGCTAATAGAgcacataaaaatatatgagaGAAATTTAATAAATCAGATATTCTGTCGATCCCTCTTCACCAAGTCCATGAGTGGAAAAAGACCTCTAGACCACCAGTGATGACCAGGGTTGTTATCCTTATGCAAGAGTATGAGGCATCGTTTTGAAGCACTCATCGGGCACACCTCCTTTGTTCATTCAGCTTGTCGGTGCACAGCTATAAACCACGGACCCACTTTTTCCATGCAAAGAGCATGTTAATGGCAatcatttctgtttctgtttagaTTCTGACCAAATGATCCAGACTGCTTTTACCTGATGTTTTGGTGGATGGACTGTTCTTGACCAAGCGGTGATGGTGAGGTGGTCTATAAATGAGAACCAGTGAGACACATCTGGTCAGTGAGGGAAGAGGTAACAGATGGACGGCTGTCAGTAAACAAGGTGCACACAGGTAGTTTTACAGCAGCTGAGTATAAAGCGGTGAAAAACATACAATGCAGTAATTTATTACTAACCTGTTTCTATAAAACGTAGTGTGGGAAAACCTGACAAATGGATTGATTAAATCTTGATAAGTGTTCTACTAGCATCGCCGTATCCCATAGTTGATCATTAACCTTCTGTGAATGTAACAGACTGACTCAAGCAAGATATTATAGAAGCAAGTAACAATGCTAGTTTGCTTGGagtaatttaatttttcatctGGATAATGCTGTCAATAAGCTATCATAATGAAAGAGTCAATAAGCTATCATAATGAAAGAGTCAATAAGCTATCATaataaaagtgtataaacatgcCAGTTTTGATAtattacacaataaaataaattaataagtgtCTATCTGAAAAGGTGTTGATATTGTGTTGATTGTGTGGGTCATTTttcaaagaaataaagataaatatttaagattaatattaataatatgatgaactgaCTTGGTTTTGATTTTTCCTTATATGAAAAAAAGGTTGTGTAATGCTCTACAGACTTGAGACCACAAATCACAAAAACCTAACTGATTCTAAAACGTGTGGCATCAGTGGTCAGAGGTTTTACCACTTATAACTaacttcatttctttttttaactttgaacAGAAGCCTTTCTTTCATACTTAAAACATTGAAGCATATGACAAATAAAGCACATGTAGGTGAGAACACAGCAGATGACACTAAGCTGCAAAATTACAAGTGCAAGATTAGATTCGAGTGTTGGTTGCTGTACAGAAATATGGGTTTTAGCTAGACTCAAGCCTGGCGTGTAATGTAGcctctggatgtgtgtgttgaTTAACCAAGTGGGGCAGCCTCAGGAACACTGTGGTGGTCAGGTTGATTTGTGGCCAGGCTCAAAGGCAAGAGAGCTGCTGAAGACATGTATGGAACTAGCAGCAGTATGGGACAATGCAACTCATAACCACACAAAGACGGCTAAGAACAAACTGGGATTCGGTGGTGGCTTCGGCTATCCATGGCTGGTAAGTAAACATCTGGGAAAGGTTTTGTCGATAACAGTATTTCTATATTTGCATTTACTGCGAAATGTTTTGCTTTAATTACAGTCGCAAAAGTCTCTATACAAAGGGAAAATaagcactttttatttaaaagataaatatgtGGGAGAGacaactctgtgtgtgttttttataaataaattgcagacaaattgtatataaaaatatcataTAGATTCTAGCATCAGAAAAGCATGAAGTAGGATATGTTAAGTAagggaaattatatatatatatatatatatatatatatatttatattttagaaaGCAGAACAATCTGGAATATGATATTGGCTATGGTCACTGAAGGAAAGGAATATGTTAGCTGACATTTCACAATCTCACAATCTCAGTCTCAATCTTTGAGCCACATCATATGCCTGCTCCTGAAACATTCAAAGAAAGGCAAATGCGTGGTGGCTctatggcaaaaataaagaGACACCAGACTGCAAATCATGTCTCCAGTTCTCCCTCACTGCATCCACTGAGACATCTGTTACACATGTAATAGTATTCTGGCTCACAAAATCTATAGTGCAGACTGTTGGCAGAGCAACCAACCTCACAGctgaaaatacattttaagtggTTCACACTATTGGTGCTTGGTAACCTCGTTCAATTATttgaaatagaaatgtgctcTGGTGTAATTCCTATATGATTATAAAATCAATAGAGggatattgttgttgttggatttttaaatgttgtctaTAACTAAACATTTGGCAACAATtgcaacatattttttttggcaCGTTTGCCTCATTAACCTCAGGAAGACATTCTCTTTTCCTTACCTTGTTAGAGCCCAAGCTCGTAGGCAGACACACTGGTTGAACTTTCCATCTGTTAGCTGCCTTGACATGTGTCATGTTCCCACATTTAGAGTCAGTGTCTGTCTCCTACACTGGCAAGTATAATGTCGGAGAAGAGAACAATTCCTATATTGTCACTAGTAATAGAAAGCATGATCCAAAGTTCAGGCTTCTAAATTATAAACATTACGGCCAAAGGGGCCACTGGAAATAATCACACAAACATTGATTTTCTGTTATCAGATTCCATGGTAGCATTGGCCATTGGTCTGTCTGCTGTACTTCTCTTTCTTTTGCTGATTGGCGTGACAGCGTATCTCTTATGGAAGAAGAGACAGAACCAAAGACGTGACGGGCAACTGATCAGCACTAATCCAGTTATTCCACCATGCACGCCTGTGCTCCAAACAACACAAAGTAGCAGCTATGGGTGTGTATCTGATCTTACTTTCTACCATCCCAATGACAGTTTTTCAGGGCAGTGAAAAGTGTATGTTTAACTCTGCTCTCATGCATCATACAGTAGTTTGGCTGAAGTTCCCTTCTTTCTGCCCCCGAGTTTCAAGAGTTCATCCAATTCAGCAGTGCCTGAAGAGAGGGAGGAGGTGGAGCATTGGGAGCAGCACCCACATTTGCATACCCAGCGTGGCTCTCTAACAATTGGCAGTAAGTCATACTTTAAGACCTTTAAGGATAATGTGAGAACCATGTTAATTGCTATATTATTGGATTTTCTccattctcatttttttttttaatcttggtCTCCCTGCTCCATTTGCACTCCCTCTCTGATTTTCTGTTACTGGAGGCTGGTTCCCACTGGGCAGCCTGAGGCCAGATCTGTACCAACTTCCTGAAGAGCCAAGTGAGTGGGCACAGCCCAGTGGCTCCACTGTACGCCTGTGTTTTGCTGTGCAGTATCAGCAGGAACAAGAGCAGCTGGTGGTTTCCTTGCTTCAAGCTGCTAACCTGCCAGCACAGTGCCAAAGCAATGCCACATTGGTCAAACTGCAGCTGCTGCCATCTGAAGATCGACACCATCGTCAGGCCAAGGCCCGGTGCAAGGGCTGCCACCCACAGTTCAATGACACCTTTGTGTTTCAGGTATACCAGATTTGTATCCTGTGTTTTTAGgaggtttttgtttattatccAATGCATTTGACTAAATGTTTTGTCAGTACTGTGTGATTAGATGCAAAAGAGAAGCACTCTCAAGTTTCTCAAGTTTGCTTTGAGCTGCACGGACCACTTTGTAATGCATAAttacattaatgttttttttctagagAGATTAAATTGATGAAAACAATTAACAATTATTTCCATGATGAgggtttatttattgtttgattgattgattttttttggtaCAGAGAAATATTAcgaaattattattcataatcaTCTATTGACTACACATGCAGGAGATAATAGGACTATATACCTTATAACTGGACTCTAcctttagttatttagttaaagTTATATTTTTAGACAGGCATGACTACTGTAAGTGCTATACTGAAAACTGAAATTGCTagatgtatgatttttttatgttaattaatcatattttaaaaatccagaTGTCAATGGTATCATCTCATAAATATGAAATTCAGTCAGccctaaaaaaaatcaaggaaaCCTAATGAGATTTAATAGTGCTATGTTACATAACTGGCATGCGGTTTTAATTCGAATAAATTTATGAATAAATtggattttatatttatataatatctagttttacaaatattgattgattgattgtgaacaTCAACAATCAGgctatgtgtaaaaaaaaccctgtttcATTGTACTTTATATTTAGGTATCTACAAACAGCATGGACCAGTTTACTCTACGCATGAGTCTGTACAGTGTGGACAGACTGAAGAAACACCACCTTGTGGGCCATGTTCTGTTCCCTCTCAGACACTCCGAACTGCAAAAGGCAGCGGGCAAAGTCCTTTGGAGAGACCTTGAGACTGAGAGTGATCTGGTAGACAAGATCCAATGTTTACATCCAATATTTGTCTTCCCTTCTTATCTTATTTAATAGTGGGGTTTGCTAAATGGTGTGGATTGAAGTTTGTGTGCCATACTATTCTCTGTTATGATACAGCCACTTTCAAAGCATGGCAATATCCAAGTGTCTCTGAACTACAGTAACTCTCTACAGCGCCTCACTGTGGTTGTGCTTAGAGCCCGAGGACTCCAGTGTCCCAGCAATGCTGGTGAGACGCAACAATGCCAAACATACAATACAATTTACAACCAGATAATCTGATTCATGTAACTCTTTATGCAAAATGTTTCACCAGTAAATGGCTTGGACAGATGTTTCTGTCCAAGTTTCTctgcagatacacacacaggtAGTGAAAACAAAGTGGACACCTGTAACCAGAGGCAGCAACCCTACTTTTAATGAGAAGCTGACGTTCAGGCTTCTCCCTCTGCAGCTAGATGCGGCATGTTTGAGCCTGGAAGTCCAGCAGGTAGCCCTCGGAGAGCCTGCCGAAGAGCCCAGTACCAGGAAAAGGTCACCAAGTAAGTTATGATCCCACTTCATGCAAACAGTAAACAAATTATTATCAGGACTTGATAAAACTCCTGCCTTGGCTGTGTGGacgtttttgaatttgtttatagacatacagtacagttgttTATACAGTAGCACTTACATTTTTTGCAGCCTTTTTGTACATATACCTTTTCGCCAATAATACTTCTATTACTATAAGAATGATTGACAATAATGTACAGCACCTTTGTTATAATCAAGTCATTGTTTTTCCTCCCCACAGTATCACTTGGAGTGGTGGTCATTGGACCATTTATGTATGCCAGAGGCAGGGAGCTGGAGCATTGGAATGAAATGATCAGTAAATCACAAGAGCTGGTCAAGCAGTGGCATGGACTGGGAGCGACTAACTCATAGACCATCTTGAGCAAAACAACCTGCAGTTTCCTTTAAAATATGTCATATATTTACGCTtcaatattttacaacatttataaataaatggtaAAGAAATGCAATAATAAGAGCAGTAGAAGCAGACAAGTTGGAACATCTAGAGCagaaataacatacagtaacataacAGTTCTGAAATGCCATACTTAACATAAAAAAGGCTTTCTTTAAGAAATGAAGAAATGGCATACTTAACAtataaaaagctaaattttttataataatatattcttttttcagataaaaagtATTTGATATAATTACAAGCAAAAAAATCTGGATTTAATTTCTGTAATCATTTGACATACagataaaacagaaataaatttgCCTGTAAACTCTTGCCATATTATAATGAGGAAAaccttttaatatatttgtctAGTCTTTGTATTG
The DNA window shown above is from Clarias gariepinus isolate MV-2021 ecotype Netherlands chromosome 14, CGAR_prim_01v2, whole genome shotgun sequence and carries:
- the syt15 gene encoding synaptotagmin-15 isoform X2 produces the protein MADSMVALAIGLSAVLLFLLLIGVTAYLLWKKRQNQRRDGQLISTNPVIPPCTPVLQTTQSSSYGLAEVPFFLPPSFKSSSNSAVPEEREEVEHWEQHPHLHTQRGSLTIGSWFPLGSLRPDLYQLPEEPSEWAQPSGSTVRLCFAVQYQQEQEQLVVSLLQAANLPAQCQSNATLVKLQLLPSEDRHHRQAKARCKGCHPQFNDTFVFQVSTNSMDQFTLRMSLYSVDRLKKHHLVGHVLFPLRHSELQKAAGKVLWRDLETESDLPLSKHGNIQVSLNYSNSLQRLTVVVLRARGLQCPSNADVSVQVSLQIHTQVVKTKWTPVTRGSNPTFNEKLTFRLLPLQLDAACLSLEVQQVALGEPAEEPSTRKRSPISLGVVVIGPFMYARGRELEHWNEMISKSQELVKQWHGLGATNS
- the syt15 gene encoding synaptotagmin-15 isoform X1; amino-acid sequence: MADSMVALAIGLSAVLLFLLLIGVTAYLLWKKRQNQRRDGQLISTNPVIPPCTPVLQTTQSSSYGSLAEVPFFLPPSFKSSSNSAVPEEREEVEHWEQHPHLHTQRGSLTIGSWFPLGSLRPDLYQLPEEPSEWAQPSGSTVRLCFAVQYQQEQEQLVVSLLQAANLPAQCQSNATLVKLQLLPSEDRHHRQAKARCKGCHPQFNDTFVFQVSTNSMDQFTLRMSLYSVDRLKKHHLVGHVLFPLRHSELQKAAGKVLWRDLETESDLPLSKHGNIQVSLNYSNSLQRLTVVVLRARGLQCPSNADVSVQVSLQIHTQVVKTKWTPVTRGSNPTFNEKLTFRLLPLQLDAACLSLEVQQVALGEPAEEPSTRKRSPISLGVVVIGPFMYARGRELEHWNEMISKSQELVKQWHGLGATNS
- the syt15 gene encoding synaptotagmin-15 isoform X3, with protein sequence MADSMVALAIGLSAVLLFLLLIGVTAYLLWKKRQNQRRDGQLISTNPVIPPCTPVLQTTQSSSYGFKSSSNSAVPEEREEVEHWEQHPHLHTQRGSLTIGSWFPLGSLRPDLYQLPEEPSEWAQPSGSTVRLCFAVQYQQEQEQLVVSLLQAANLPAQCQSNATLVKLQLLPSEDRHHRQAKARCKGCHPQFNDTFVFQVSTNSMDQFTLRMSLYSVDRLKKHHLVGHVLFPLRHSELQKAAGKVLWRDLETESDLPLSKHGNIQVSLNYSNSLQRLTVVVLRARGLQCPSNADVSVQVSLQIHTQVVKTKWTPVTRGSNPTFNEKLTFRLLPLQLDAACLSLEVQQVALGEPAEEPSTRKRSPISLGVVVIGPFMYARGRELEHWNEMISKSQELVKQWHGLGATNS